The genomic segment GAGTGCCCTCAGGCCGCGATGGTCGCGACCGGACACTTACAAAGGAGACGAATCATGACTGACGCCAAGAACAACCCCGGACAAACGTCCAAGACCCCGACGCACGTCGCCTACCAGGTGCGCGACCGCGAAGGCGGCAAGGCTATCTGGACCCGCATCGGCGCCGCCTGGGCGCACGCCGACGGCAAGGGCTTCAACCTCCAGATCGAGGCCGTTCCGCTCGACGGACGCATCACGCTCCGCGTCGTATCGGAACCAAAAGAGTAGTCGTTCAACCGGGGCGGGCTTCGGCCCGCCCCATTTCATGCAAGGAGAATTGAACCATGAATACAGAACCGACCAACGCAAACCGCGCCGAATGGGCCAAGCAGGCGCTCGCGGTATTCACCGCGACCACCTACGCGGGCGACCATCCCGACACGATGGACCGCGGCGACTTGGAGACCGCCGTTTACGACCTGATCGCCGACCTCCTTCATTACGCCGAGCGGCAAGGGTTCGACGTGCACGAAGTCCTTTTCCGCGCCCACGGCCACTACGAGGCCGAACTGGCCGAGGAGGCACGGTCATGACCAGCACCGCCGTCAATCCGTTCTACCAGGCGCGGCGCACGCTTCCCGCTCCCGCTGCGCCTGTCGAGAAGGTCGTCATTGGCAACGCCACCCTCTATCGGGCCGATTGCTTCGACGTGCTGCCCACGCTTTCCGGCATCGGGGCCGTTGTCACCGACCCACCGTACGGCATCGGCTTCAAGTACCGCAGCTACGACGACGCACCCGCTAAGTACGACGCCATGATGGCTCGGCTAGTCCCCGAGCTGATCCGCGTCACCGCCAACGGGCCGTGCTTCGTCTGGCAGAGTCCCCTCAAAGCGCCGCTCTGGCATCGCTACTTCCCGGCCGACTACCGCATCATCGCCGCCTGCAAACTCTATCCCCAGCGGCGGGGGCGCATCCCCGCGCTAGCGTGGGACCCGGTCATCTTCTGGAGCGGTCGCTCCCTCCTGCGCGACGAACTGCCGAAGGACTGGCACGTGGCCGACTTGACGCCGATGGATGGCTACGACCCCGCCAATCCCGTCCCCTGCCCTCGCCCGCTGGAACAGGTGCGTTACGTCTGCGACTCCGTCCGCGCGGACAGCATCCTGGACCCGTTTCTCGGCAGCGGGACCACCGGCCTTGCCGCGATTCTCGCGGGCAAGCGCTTCGTTGGCATCGAACGCGATCCGGTCTACTTCCGGTACGCCTGCCGGCGCATCGAGGCCGCATGGAAGGAGGCTAGCCATGCTGCCGTTTATGGCGAACGATTGCGGCGTGCTTGACGCGGGCTTCCGCGAGCTCGTCGCTTCGTGCGGCCGTGTGTTTGCCGCGGCACTCGAGGAAAAACAAATTTCTCCGATGCAAAGTAGTTCTTCTGCGCTTGCACAACTTCCTCGTCTTCGATCGGTTTAGGATTTACCAATCGTTTCTTGTCCGCCTTTATCCAGTACGCGAAGAACACCCTGAGTAAAGGATATGCATCGCCACCCTCAACCATTACGGGAACAATTCTAGGATCTCGCAGTCTACGCTCGAAGAAGAATGCATTCAATACGTGCCCCTCACCCCGGATGAACAGCGTCATGTGTTGGTTGTGCAACCACCAATTCAGCTTCCTATAATTGCAACCTAACGACACCAGCCCATCAGTCTGCGTGAGATCCGCCACGATGATCGCGATCCTTCGCTTTTTTCGCTGCCTGAGAAGGTCAAAGACAGGTGACTTGAGCAGCCATTCCCCTGTCTCCGCAACGCACAGCAGGGTGTCCCATTCGTCGTTTCGAAGTTCGTTCAACGCGAGCGCCTGTAACGCAGTAAGCGTATCAAGTGGTCGAGGGTTGGCACACAATTCATGCCGAACAGCCGACCGAGTCGTATTGACGACCTCGACCTCATTACCAAAAAACATCTCATTGAATGACCTGACCATCCAACGGCGCCATACGCCTACGCTGCGCCACGGCCCCCTCAATGATGCTACGAATCTCCTGCAAAATTGGTCCCCCACTTTATTAAACTCGGGCTGCGTGAGAACCCTCGCTCGTTCTGACACCTTCAATCTGGCGGCAGCAGGCACTCTCAGCGCTTCGCGCGAGTAGCTGCACTTCTCAAGCCCCATGGAATGCTTACATAACTCGTACAAAGTCGTTGGCTCACCTGTGCATTCGCGCCACAGCTCAAAAAAACTTCCGGTACGACCCTTTTGAAGCACCCGCGTATTAACGAAGCCCTTCGCCTTCAAAGTGGCGAGTGCAAGTTCCGCAAGAGTGCGGTCATACAGATAATCGCTCGCGTGCGTTGAGGGGTCATAGTTCTGAAAGAGAGAGCAAATGAATTCATGTCGGGCAATACCGCGAGCTGCAAATTGCCTGTTGAATTTACGCTCAACCTCTCTCCACAGTGCACGCATATGTACATCCAGAGTGTGCTGCCCCTTGGGGTCGATGTGGCCATGACGCTTGCGGCTGTAAAGCGCCCTGATGCCCGGCAGCCTGACACTGCCATCATCGTTACAGACGGGTTCCCAAAAATCCGGATCATGAGTTGGTCTTGGCTCGCACGTATAGGTGTAAATCCGGTCATCCTTCGATTTCATGCACCGTGCCACAATATCATTGAACTCAAAGCTCTGCATGTTGAATCCAATGACGATCAGACATATAGGCATATCCGACAAGAGCTTCTGCAAGAGTAGTTTGATATCACCGGGGAGGAGATAATAATCACCCCGTGTGAACCGCATGGTGGATTTGTGGCTGACAGTACCATGTGGTTTGATGTACACCGGCATACTGAAACGGTGATGTGCGTTCAATTCGCGTTCGATCACAGGTGGACAATCGCCATCCGAGATTACATGGAGATAGTTTTGGGGGCCGCCCAATTCATCCCTAAGAGAGTGGTCTAACGATTCGTCAAAATTGAAGTTGATGACTGCATCCACAAAGCGGTGCTTGAGCAGGTGCGCCAAGATTTCGTGAGTCAATGAGGGACGATAACGCAAGCTGAACAGTTTTCGGAGTTCATCGAGCACGTCATCGCGATTTAGGCGGCTAGCAGCCAACAGCACGGTCTCGAATTCATCTCGGCGAAGGCGGTATTCTAAGACTAAGCGGTCCAATTCGCGCTCAATCTGCGGGCCAATCACGGACTTTATTCGTTCAATCGCCTGTTTGGTCGTCGGCAAGCCCGCCGAGATACTTGCTCCCGCGCCAACGACTGCGACGATACGGCGCATCGGCTGTTGCGTAATGGAAGTATCTTTGAGAACATCGGCCCACAAGTTAGGGTCGTTGGGGAGAGAGAGATGGAGATGATTCAATGCAAGGAGGCCAGCCAGCTCATGCGTACACGGACTAACCGCTGAATTAGTCGGCCTCTTCCGTCGGGTGCCACGCCTAGCCTTCATCGCTTCAGCCTTCGCGACTTCGATATAGCCGAACTCCATACGGTCCGACGTAACGGTCCATTTCCTCGAAAGTCGGCTTCCGTCCGAGCCGTTGATTGCGGCGGAGACACGGCCACTGACGGTCGTAGATCCGTGTTAACCTCCAAGTCTGGCGGTTGCGGAGCACGAGCCCGGATTCTACGCGTGCATGGTATCACCGCGTGTCTGATTGAGCCAGACCGTGCGGGCGCACGCTAATCGATGCCTCGGTCCGCACGGTCCGCGCCAGGCGGGGCATCGCCTGTCTCGACGCTTGCCCTTGAAATCCAACGAGAATCCCCCCGGCTCGGAGCCTTGCCGGCAGATGTGGTGCTGCGAAGGCGTGACCAGGCACCTCGCCGCCGGCCGGTCGCATCGGGTCCCAGCCGCCGGTGAGAACCCGACGGCGACGGCCTTATACGGCAGTCAATTCGGCTTTGTCCCATGTACCGAAATGGAACGACCGCTCGGCAATCCCTGCCTACCAACCGCCTGAAAGCACGCTGTAATCGAATCCGTTTTCAAGCCTGAAGGAACGTGGTACGCCGAATAATGGCAAACGAAAAAATGTTGTCAGACGTCTCCCCTTAGCGCTGCTAAGGACTACTTTCACCGTGAAAGCCTGCATGAAAGCATGATGGAATGTCATCAGTCTGGCATGACAGATTGCAGGACGGCAGGATAGCAAGGCGGATGGAAAGCAATCAGGATTGATTGCGAGAGCGCAAGCATGACAGATTGCTTGCAAGACGGCGAGCTTGCATGCCGGATGTAAATACTGCTTGCCAGCCTTCATGAAATCATGCTATCCATCAGGCATGATTATCGTCGTAGCGAATTCCAAGGGCGGCGTCGGCAAATCGACGCTGTCCGTCCATCTAGCCGCGTGGCTCCATGAGCAAGGCCACAAGGTGACGCTCGCCGACTGCGACACGCAGCAGTCATCCTCCGAATGGATACGCGAGGCGATACCCGAGGTGAAGGCAGTCCGCCTCGACAGTCCCGACATCATATTGAATGAGCTACCGATTCTGGCCCAGGACGCTGACTACGTCGTAGCCGACGGGCCGGGCAGCCAGACCGAGACCAGCCGTGCGCTACTCTTGCGCGGCGACCTTGCTATTGTCCCGTGCAAGGCGAGCATGCTGGAGGTTCGAGCACTGGCCAAGGCGACCGAGGTACTGCGCCAGGCTCAGGACATACGAGGCGGGATACCCAAGGCCATCATCGTCCTGAGCATGATCGGAAAGAATTACCGACTGACGCAGGACATGAAGGACGCCGCGGCGGCGCTGTCACTGCCGCTGGCTTCAAACGCGATGATTCTGCGTCAGATTTACGCCGACGCGCCGGGACAGGGGTCCGTCGTCTGGAATTTGGGCGCCCGCGCCCGCGAAGCCGCCCATGAAGCCGACGCGCTCTTCCGCGAGATACTGCCGGAAGCCGTGACGCCGGCCGCGAAACATCAGGCGATGAAAGGGTAGGGGAGTGCAAGCGATGGCCGAACGACGTTCACTGACCGAGGGATTGAAAGCCACGCCGCCGCCGATCAACGTGAGCAAGGAAAAAACGTTCGTTTTCGGCGACAAGGAGCCGGCCAAGCCAAACACAGTCGCCACCGCCACCACCTTGAGCCGCGTGCCGATCAGCACGCGCATCCGCGACGACTACGCACGGGCGCTCAAGCGCGCGTCACTGGAGCGGCAACTCGAAGGTAAGGAGCCAAACACGCTCCAGGACATCCTTGAGGAAGCCATCGAGCCGTGGCTCAAAACCAACGGCTACCTGTCTTGACCGTCGGCAGAATCGCCGACTTTTTCTTAACCTGATATTCATTGAGATTTCCTCGTCAATCTTTCCAAGCAGCTTGCCTCGATTCGAATAGAATAGTCGCATGCGGCCTGTTAAGGATACGGGAAAAAGCGACTGCGAACGTCCAATTCATTGGCCGTATTGACGGCAGCACTGGGCTCTTCCACGAGTAACGGAATGGCGGGGTTGGCGGGCGAAGTTCCCGTGCCTGGAAGTCGATACTTATCGAATTCAAGAAGTGGCGCGAAGCGCAAATGAAGTCCGATCCATCCACCGGTCTTATCAAAGAGGAGTTTGGTCAGATTGACTGCCAACCAGTTGATGGCATCCTCCAGAAAATCGAACACTTGGCCAAACACCGTGCATAACAAGTGGGCGACCATGTCCAGCGGCCACGGCAGCACGTCGGCGATAGCATGACAAATACGCTCGATGGTCCTTCCCACATCCAAAAAAAGCGGGCTGATCGAACTCAGTTCGGGATAGACGCGATACTTGTCCTGCCCTGGTATTGGCTCGACCTTCGGAATATAGAGGCCCGTGAGATCAAAGGACAAGGGAATCGGGACGTTGACGCTGGCGCTTCCCAACGGTATGCACTTTCTCCAGCATTTGTTTGTAAATGGAATACAGAGCTTGATACAGCGCGGCGGTAGGGGGAGGTGCCTCCTCAAGCAATCATAGAGTTCACCGAAATCGATTCGAAATCGGAACCGGAGTGTCAGATCAAGTTCCAAGTCCTCGAATACGAAATGGGGGTGCTGGAGCCGCACGTCCGCCTGGGTGATGTCATAATCGATGATCAGCCGGGCATACAGGCCGCAGCCGTTCTTATCAAAAACGATCTTTGAGCCGTACACGTCGTGAATCAAGAACGGATCGAGTACACGCTTGATCGCAGGGCCGGTCGCCGCGATAACAATTTCGTTTGCCTGCAATTGATTGGGCATGGAACCCTACCTCGATATCGACACTTGCACATCGCCGGCGTTGAGTTGCAATGCGATGTCGTCCAATGTCGCGCCAAACACCTTGCTATTCATTACTCGTCCGATCGGAACCCGAACAGCCACGACGGCGCTCGCAAGATATTGATTCAAGATATGGGTGCAGGCGTTCAAGATGCCCAGGTCCTGCACATTCACAATTCGAAGCGCCACTCTTAAGAGCCGAAAGATAATTCCTTCGTCGGTCAGAGATGTCAGGGCTGTGTGCATCCAAACCAGGAGTGCAAACTGCTCTCTCCATGTGGAGGGGGGGTCACCGGCCAGATCGATGATTATTCGGCTAAACAGCGCTGCCTCCTGGTTCTGAAGAACATGAGGATTGGGAAAACTGTGGTAGTCCGCGCTGGCCGGCGGCAGGTCCACATGGACCTCGCTAATGTCCACACGGTAGTTCACGATGACTGGCGGCGCATTGTGAGGGGTCGGAATGGAAATGGGTGGCCGCACTTCACCCAACGGGACGTCGAACGAGCCGAATACAAACAGTTTAGGGTGTGCGATTCGAAGCCCGTGCAGAATTGCGCCGATCGCATCCTCATGCAGCAGGAGGCGGGCATCGCCATGCAGCACCACGGGGGGATCGGTGACCGGCGTTCCGTTCATATTTTGCCCCCCTGTGGCCTAATGGACAATGGAACGGAGGCCATCGCGGGGAGGTTGGTGGCTCGCAACATCGCGCGAATGACGTATGGCTGGTTTGCCTGAAAGACCGCTGGATCGAGGCCAACGGTTTCAAGCCAATAGGTCCCTTCTGTCGAGGCAATGAGTTGATCGTTCGGTTGCGGTACTTGATCCAGCGGCGTTTCATACGCCACGTTGCCGGCCGCATCCATGATGCAGATTCGAATCTTCTGTGCAGTCTCGAAGTGAAGAGTGATATCGTCAGGGGTCAGATTGGTGGCACCGTGAAAAATACGCAGTTGTCCGCTGAGGACCGCCTCCGTATCGACATAACCAACCGTAAAATCAGCGATCCGCCAGTCTTCCAATTCCTCTCTTGAGGCACCTTTGTGAGATTGGACGGGTGTTGCCTTGACGCCAACATGTTGCTGCCAACTCATATCGTGACTCCCATGCGTTTGAAACTCAAAAAAATGTTGCCCGTCGATACCAATGCGCCGGTCGCAGACGACGCCGAACCGGGTTATTGCTGTACACATCAGGACGGACAGTCCTAGATTCACAAGGATTGTAATCCCCGTTGCAGTAGAGTATTTCTTGGGGCATGGCCGTTCTCTGGAGTCCACCGACCGTACGATCCATGACAAGTTTACGGTACGGGCTACTCCTCAAAATGTACAATCGCATTTATTGCTCGAGCTTTTCGGCATTATCCTCGGCGTTCGAGTGCATGCCCAGAAAACCACCGGGATGTGTCGGTAATTGTATAATGGCCTACCGTCGCGCCTACCTATGATCGGCGGCTAAAGTGGTCGAGGTTCGACTTGAGGCCCAAGCATCCTTAACCCAAGTTGATTCAGTATGTTGCGTATCAGGTTGGTACGTTGGATCCACCGCATTCGGTAGCGGCCGAACCAGGCGAGGGGAGGGACGCCATGTCTCCGAGTTGAAGTTCCTGTTGCCGGCCCGCGCCCTTGAGATGGTACGTCCGCACGAATGCCAGACGGTCCCCGTTGAACATGAAACGGATGTTGACGAAGAACACGCCGTCGCTGGGGCTGCGGTACAGGAATTCCTTTTCCAGCAGTTCCCGCACCCCGCGCTGATACGTGCGGTCGCTGATACCGTGATCCTTGGCGACGTACTGATTGAGCTTGATTTCGTCGGAGCCAGGATTCGCCCGCATTTCGTGGTAGACGAGTTCGAACACCTGCAGGCCTGTCTTGGAGAGATCCGCCGCCTGTTTGATGCCGTCGAGGAACATCTTCACGAATCGGCTGCTGTCAACTTCCTCTTCCCACCAGAAGCCCATGCCGCCGATGCCTTTGATTTCGCCGCTGCTGTTGTCAACGATGACCGAACCTCTGCCGCCCGGCACCTGAAATCGCTTGGTCCGCGTTGTCAGTCCGCTGGTGGTCGGCACGCTTGGATTGGTTCGATAAACCGGGAATCCGCGCTTGGTGCTGACTTGATTCCCAGCGAGCCCCGCAATCTGTCGCACTTCCGTCATTTTCCGCCTCCGATTCTGTCACTAGACAGACAGCACATTGGCACATGACCGACAAAGGCGCAAGACCTTTTTGTCGGTACGCCGACTGATCCTGACGGTTGGCCGTCAATTCGTGACGGTTCGGTTTGATGAAAATCAAAGAGTTGCACCCTCGCTCTTTCTTATTACTAAATAGCACCCAATGCGGCCGACGCCGGAGCGCGCCTCCGGATCGCTGGCGACGGCGTCGGCCAGCCGGCACTATTGAAAGAACCGCTCCACAACGGGACAGACCTGTGGATAACTTTCAGAGCATCGGGCCAACCGTGATGAGAAGGCAACAAAGAGCTACCCGAGTGTTGCGCGATGTGTACACGAAGCCGTTACTTCGAGTTCGCGGAGAGGCCGTAGGGCATTCAGGAAAAGTATCGAGCCTGACGAACCGCCCCAGCTTCGCATTAGGGAGCCCGCACAAGCTAGAAACGGCATTGGACGACCAAAACACCCCCTGTCAGTAGGACTACGCTCTTAGATCCACTCTTGCGCATTGGCCAGCGTCGTGAGTCAACATGACCGGCGACGATTCAAATTGAACCTGTGGCTACGTCAGGCAGGCGAGGTCACGGAGCGAGCATCGCCTCGACGAAGCCGCCCAGGTCAGCCCCGTTTGCGGAACCGTCACGATTAATGTCGGCACAAAGAAGATGCCAGGGATCAATGTCCACACCGAGCAAGACATCGACCATCGTCGGAAGGTCGAGAGCGTCAACCTGCCCGCTCTGGTCGAAGTCCGCCGCGGGCGAGCACGGACGGCAATCGAGAAAGAACACATTATCGAGCAAACCCTCATCGACGCCGCTGTAGAACTCGCCACGGATGGTCAATTCGGACAGGGAACCGAACACGTCGGCAAAATCCTGCATCGTCGGCACTTGCCCGTCGCTCGTTCGCGACCATTGTGCCGAGGGTTGGAGCGGCACCGCAAAGTGCGTCCATCCGTTGTCGGCCGGATTGGATTCCGCCGCGAATTGCAGCGTCAGTTCCGAGCCGGTGACGTTGACCATTCGCAGGCCCTCTGACGGGTCCGGCTGGGCGACCGGCGTTGCGCGCAGATCGAACTCCAGGATGCTGCCGAGCAACACAGTGCGATCCCCTAGGAACTTGGCAGGTGCCAGGTAGCGCCATTCAACGCCATCGGCAAGATCGGATACCGTGAAGCAGCCGCCGGGGTTCCCCGTCGAATTCGCCCAAGCCGGTGGGTTCGTATCCCGAAGCGTCCACCAGCCTTCGTCGTCTGCGTCGAAGGTGCTGGCCGGGCAATCCGGGGATGGGCCGTTGAGAACGACGTTGTCCAAGCCATCGGTGTCATTGCCGCTCCGGTACTCGGCCCGGATGTAGAGAGCCGTCAGCGCCGCCAGAGCTTGTTGCAAATCCGAAGGAGTCGCTGCCGGCCCGCTCAAAGTATTGACGTGCCACCCGCCCCCGGCAGCCAGCAAGACGTGATAGCGCGTCCATCCAGTTCGCGGATTGTAGGAAGTGTTGAGCGCCAGCGTCATTCCGCCGCCTTGGATGACGACATCGGCGATATCGTACTGGCTGCTTGTGGATGACTGCTTCTGGTCGAAACTGAGAACGCCGCCATACACCGCCGACTGTTCGCCCAGGAAGCCGGACGGGGCCTGCCAATAGGAGGTTCGTCCGTCATTGGGATCGACGTGCTGGAAGTAGCCGCCGAGATTGCCTCCTTGCTCCACCCACGCGAGATTTCCCTCGGGAACTGGCGTCGGATCGAGCGGGCTGAGATTGACCGTCCGCATCGCCGTCCAGCCGTCCGGATCGGCATTAAAGTGGCTTTCGGCGACAATAGGTTGGGCTTGAAGTCCCTCAACGCACCAGGCGCAAGCGAAAGCAGCCAGAAACACGGATCGTCCAATTTGCAGCGACAAGCGGTTTTTCATCCCAGCCAGAACTGTCATGGCATAACCCCTTCCAGGAGCCCGTAGGGCCCCCCCCGAGCGCAAAGTCGCTGCTGCTAAACTAGCAGCAGACCTGCCGGAGTTTAGCTTGCTGCTGCAATGGCAGCAAGGGCACAACATAAACCGGCCTATCGGAGGATGTGCGGGATGCTCCGCGCCATGCGGGCCAAGGCCGGCCTGACGCAACGAGACCTCGCCCGTAAACTCAGGATGCACAACACGATGGTGCACCGATCGGAGATCGGCGACCGCCGCATTGACCCGGTGGAGTTCGCGGCATGGTGCCGCGCCTGCGATGCCGATCCGGGTGACGTGATCCGGAATCTCGGATAATACCGATGCCGGGGAGCGTTTTGCGGCTTTCCGATTGAATGAATCGTCAGAACCTGCTATGCGATTTGCGAAATATCACACTGCGGGAATATGTCTGACGGAACGTCACAGACCGACAACAAGTCCTTCGCATGGCTCAATACGGGCTCGGTCGACTTGTCGCCGCTAGAAGCCGAAACGGGTCATGCCGGGGTTTCATCAGGCATCCAGGAACGCATCCGTCTTGATTGTTCCTGATCATGGGCCGCAAGTCACGTCCCCCGCGGCATCCCATTCTGCTGTTTCCGCCCGAGGCGGATGATCCGCCGGTCGCCCTGGAAAAACCCCCCGATTCCAACACAGGAGGCAAACATGCCGTACAAGACAATCATCATCGAGCTTCTGCGACAGCGACCGAGACTGCACGGCAAGCTCCGCCGCAAGCGCAAGGTCCTCGACGTGGTCAATCGCTACGCGCGCGAACTGAAGACGCTCCACGAAGACTGGACGATGAGACTGTCGAAGGGCCAGCCGGACATCGATCCGAGCCAGATCGCCAGCGCGGCGATGGAATTCGCACTCATCGAGATGAAGGATCGTTTGCGGCACGCGTCACCGCCGGGCGAGCCGCCGTTGTCGGACATCGCAGGGGATCGGTCCCGCAATCGCACGTCGCGCGCCTGAGCTGGTCGAGCCAGCCGACGCTCTTCGACCTGCTGTCCTCGCCCCAGGAAGGCCTAGCAGCCTCTGAATCTTCCCCGCGTTCAGAACGGTTCACACCGAAAACCGACAAAGCACCGCCCAGTACTCCGGTCCAGATCGCCGGCGGCGAAAAAGAGAAAGCTCGCGACATCATCGCCGCGATTCGCATGCTTCAGAAGGTCGAGGGAGAAAATCGGCTCGCAACTCATGACGAGCGCCAGGTGCTTGCCCGCTTTGCCGGCTTCGGGCCGGTCGCACTTTTGATTTTTCCCGACCCGGTAACACAGCACTACAAGGACGCCGGCTGGCAGAAGCTCGGCACGGAACTGAAAGCACTTCTAAGCCCCGCGGAATACAACAGCGCCAAGCGCACGACATTCAACGCCTTCTACACGTCGCCAACCGTCATCGCGTCCATTCACGAGGCTATCTCGCGATTGGGCGTCCCCTCCGATGCCATGATCCTGGAGCCCGGATGCGGCATCGGCAATTTCATGAGTCAGGGAAGCGAGCAGTATCGCTTTATCGGCGTCGAGCTGGACTCGATATCGGGACGGATCGCGCGGGCGCTTCATCCCGACCAAGACATTCGCATTGAAAGTTTCCGCGAGACAAAACTGCCCGAGGAGCGCATCGGCGCGGTTGTCGGCAACGTGCCCTTTGCCGACACCAAGCTCGACTACCACGGACAGAAGCTCTCGCTTCACGATTTCTTTCTCGCCAAGTCGGTCGATTCCCTCAAACTCGGCGGTGTGCTGGCCCTGGTCACGTCCCACTTCACGCTCGACAAGCAGAATGCCGCCATCCGCGAGTATCTCGCCTCGAAGGCCGACTTCGTCGGAGCCATACGGCTGCCATCCCACGCCTTCAAGCGCGAAGGCACGGCAGTCGTCACAGACATCCTGTTCCTGCGCAAGCGCGCTCCCGGCGAACCCGCTCAACACGTCGATACGCAGTGGCTGGGTATCGCGCCAATTGTCA from the Phycisphaerae bacterium genome contains:
- a CDS encoding site-specific DNA-methyltransferase — encoded protein: MTSTAVNPFYQARRTLPAPAAPVEKVVIGNATLYRADCFDVLPTLSGIGAVVTDPPYGIGFKYRSYDDAPAKYDAMMARLVPELIRVTANGPCFVWQSPLKAPLWHRYFPADYRIIAACKLYPQRRGRIPALAWDPVIFWSGRSLLRDELPKDWHVADLTPMDGYDPANPVPCPRPLEQVRYVCDSVRADSILDPFLGSGTTGLAAILAGKRFVGIERDPVYFRYACRRIEAAWKEASHAAVYGERLRRA
- a CDS encoding SIR2 family protein, with the protein product MWADVLKDTSITQQPMRRIVAVVGAGASISAGLPTTKQAIERIKSVIGPQIERELDRLVLEYRLRRDEFETVLLAASRLNRDDVLDELRKLFSLRYRPSLTHEILAHLLKHRFVDAVINFNFDESLDHSLRDELGGPQNYLHVISDGDCPPVIERELNAHHRFSMPVYIKPHGTVSHKSTMRFTRGDYYLLPGDIKLLLQKLLSDMPICLIVIGFNMQSFEFNDIVARCMKSKDDRIYTYTCEPRPTHDPDFWEPVCNDDGSVRLPGIRALYSRKRHGHIDPKGQHTLDVHMRALWREVERKFNRQFAARGIARHEFICSLFQNYDPSTHASDYLYDRTLAELALATLKAKGFVNTRVLQKGRTGSFFELWRECTGEPTTLYELCKHSMGLEKCSYSREALRVPAAARLKVSERARVLTQPEFNKVGDQFCRRFVASLRGPWRSVGVWRRWMVRSFNEMFFGNEVEVVNTTRSAVRHELCANPRPLDTLTALQALALNELRNDEWDTLLCVAETGEWLLKSPVFDLLRQRKKRRIAIIVADLTQTDGLVSLGCNYRKLNWWLHNQHMTLFIRGEGHVLNAFFFERRLRDPRIVPVMVEGGDAYPLLRVFFAYWIKADKKRLVNPKPIEDEEVVQAQKNYFASEKFVFPRVPRQTHGRTKRRARGSPRQARRNRSP
- a CDS encoding laminin B domain-containing protein, translating into MTVLAGMKNRLSLQIGRSVFLAAFACAWCVEGLQAQPIVAESHFNADPDGWTAMRTVNLSPLDPTPVPEGNLAWVEQGGNLGGYFQHVDPNDGRTSYWQAPSGFLGEQSAVYGGVLSFDQKQSSTSSQYDIADVVIQGGGMTLALNTSYNPRTGWTRYHVLLAAGGGWHVNTLSGPAATPSDLQQALAALTALYIRAEYRSGNDTDGLDNVVLNGPSPDCPASTFDADDEGWWTLRDTNPPAWANSTGNPGGCFTVSDLADGVEWRYLAPAKFLGDRTVLLGSILEFDLRATPVAQPDPSEGLRMVNVTGSELTLQFAAESNPADNGWTHFAVPLQPSAQWSRTSDGQVPTMQDFADVFGSLSELTIRGEFYSGVDEGLLDNVFFLDCRPCSPAADFDQSGQVDALDLPTMVDVLLGVDIDPWHLLCADINRDGSANGADLGGFVEAMLAP
- a CDS encoding helix-turn-helix transcriptional regulator, with translation MLRAMRAKAGLTQRDLARKLRMHNTMVHRSEIGDRRIDPVEFAAWCRACDADPGDVIRNLG
- a CDS encoding ParA family protein, which gives rise to MIIVVANSKGGVGKSTLSVHLAAWLHEQGHKVTLADCDTQQSSSEWIREAIPEVKAVRLDSPDIILNELPILAQDADYVVADGPGSQTETSRALLLRGDLAIVPCKASMLEVRALAKATEVLRQAQDIRGGIPKAIIVLSMIGKNYRLTQDMKDAAAALSLPLASNAMILRQIYADAPGQGSVVWNLGARAREAAHEADALFREILPEAVTPAAKHQAMKG
- a CDS encoding replication/maintenance protein RepL gives rise to the protein MTEVRQIAGLAGNQVSTKRGFPVYRTNPSVPTTSGLTTRTKRFQVPGGRGSVIVDNSSGEIKGIGGMGFWWEEEVDSSRFVKMFLDGIKQAADLSKTGLQVFELVYHEMRANPGSDEIKLNQYVAKDHGISDRTYQRGVRELLEKEFLYRSPSDGVFFVNIRFMFNGDRLAFVRTYHLKGAGRQQELQLGDMASLPSPGSAATECGGSNVPT